CCCACGCTCCAGAGCAAGGCTGGCTTTTCAAAGCTAGCCCACGTCTCGCGAATAATCGCGATGCTTCTGTCTTCGAGCTCTCGGAGATAGGCGCTCATGATTCCTTGGGTGAGATCACTGGAAGCAGACTCCAGGTAAGGTTCGGCAGAAGCCGTTATCGCAAATTCCGCTTACACACTGAGAGCTTGAGGTACACGGAGCAGCGCCCGAGCGCAATGACTGGCAGGTGTTTTCGACCGAATCACAATGCCCCGAATAACAGAGTCCGGGCTCACACGACTCGCCTAAGCCGACTTGCGCCTGACACACTCCGCCAACACATTGGGCGTTGTAGGCGCAACGTTGCACCTGATTGCATTCCTCGCCGACCCCAACCACTTGAGGTCCCTGGCAGGTTCCCTGGTTGCACCATGCCCCTAGCCTGCAGGGGTTTTCATCATCGCACGACTCACCCGGTAGTCGCCGTGCCACACAAATCCCGTCTACGCACCGGTCGAGAGGCGAGCATCGAAGGTCGGTATCGCCAAGGCATGGTCCACCCGTCTCAGAGACGGTCTTGCACTCACCGCAGAAGGTCGTGTCCAAGACACAGGTCGTTCCCGCGTCGCACACAAACGAGCCGATGCCAGGCGCACAATCGCCCCCGGCCTCCACGAGTCCATCCCAAACTTGGTCACATCCGAAGTCGAGGTCGAAGACCTGCTGGTCGCACGCAACCTGCTCCAAGTGAGTTTCGCATTGGCTCAGGCCTTCGGCACTCAGGCGCAACAAGCCGGCCTCTTCGTGTGCGATATAATGAGGCTCATAGACGGCGTTACACGAAGCATCGAAGAGCTCTAAACACTCCTCCATGGTATCAGCCGCGATCCGTCCGCATCGCAAGTAATAGTCACAGAACATGTTCGCGCTGAGTTCGCAGTAGTTCTCAGCCACCACGTCGAGCGCGGGAGGTAAATCAACCTCAGCGTCATCGGCCATGTCGAGGTCTTGCGAAAGATCGTTCCCGTCATCGCCCTGGTCCATCTGATCACCCTGGTCCGGCTCAGTGGTGCCGGTATCAGCAGGCATATCGACACCGAGGTCTGGTGTCGTCTGGGTGGTATCCGAGCCGCAGCCAGCGAGTAGCAAAAGTACAAATACAAACTTCTTCATTTGGAACTCCGCACCGTTAAGACGCGGCCTGCTTAACAGCGGATCGGCGCCGCCGCAACACCCTGTAAAGAAGAGTTACTCAAAAAGGTGGAAGTACATTCTCTCGAATGCTGTGGCCTTGACGTAGCTGACATCCCAAAGCTCCGCGAACGAGGCGAATGGCCGATTTTCGCGGATGACGACGATATTCGCGGCCGCTCTAGAGTCGAGGCCAACTTCGAAGTCGAGTTGGTCTTGGGTGGCGGTGTTGGCGAGTTCGAGGATGCGGTTGACCACAGGACGGCATTGCGCATTTACGACGCCGTTATCGTCAAACTCCACCGGGCATCGCCCAGTCTTGTAGAGGTAATCGTACATCTTCATGACGCTGACAGGACCGATATAGGGCACGTCTTTGAGCTGTTGGAGCGTGTTGAATGGCGTGGTTCTGCGAGTGTCCACGATGATTTGGGCAGCGCGGATATCGAGGCCAACCCAGATGTCGAGCTCTTCAAACGTCGCCGTATTTGCAAGCTCCAACATTTGGTGGACCACTGGCTCACACGTATCGAGCACATCGCCATCGCGGGTTTCTTCGTCGCACCTCGCAGCCGTGTAATCATTGAAGTCCGGGTAGAAGAACGATGCACCACGACGATCGATATCGCTCAGCGTCAGGGCCCAGTCGCCCTTTCCGTTGCACTGAGGATAGTGCATCACCGACGTGGCGTCATATGTGGTGATGGGTCGATAGTCGTCTCCTTCACGGCAAAAATAGGCATTGGCTTCGTCGCGGATATGTTCGTGGCGGAATCCGAGTACATGGCCTATCTCGTGGCGAAGCACACCTTGAAGCGTGTAGTCGCCTTCGATGGTGTCGCTCTCGGCCATGCGGTCGTGCTCGTCCATGGCGATGATGACTTCCCGCTTCTCTCTTTCTTTGTAGTTCGGGAAGAAGGCGCGCGCGATATAGCTCGCGAAAGGGTCATCGCCCGGCCGGACGTTGAAAACAACCTGGGCATTGCGTGTGCTGCATCGTGCGTCATGCTCCGTGGCATAGACGAGGTCGACATCCGCAATCTCTTCCCATTCCTCAACGGCGGCGTTGAACGCTTGTACGACCTCAGCCTTTCTCTCGCCAAAATCGTCTGAGATGCAGTAACGGAGGTCGAATCGCTCGGTCCGGTCCCAGATAGCATCCACAGCAGAGGTGTTCATGACGGTCAGGCCCTGAACCAGACCTCGTCGTGAGTAGTAGTACTCTTGAAGTGCTTCTTCGCCCCAGATTGGAACGTCACCCTGAACGATACACGCACCACCTTCTTCGCAGTATAACCCTGCACGAAACTCTTCGTATGTTGGCGCGAGTCCTGAGTCGACCTGGTCTCCTTTGCCACCACCAGTGGGTTGAACACTCTCGGTCGGTGCATCCGTTTCCTCGGCGCAGCTAACGGCGAGAAGACTTAGAAAGAGGACGATAAGCGATTTTTGCATACTAAGACTCCAAACACTTTGGTCGAGCAAATCTTCTTCAAGAAGCGTACCACTCACAGAGAACCTAGCGATTCCGGGCCTTCAGCCGTTCGGTCTCCAATCAAGCACTGGCTATTGGAAGCCCGAGGCGCCCCTTCAGAGGCTCAAAGCGGCAAGTATACTTGCCACTCAGTGTATTCAAAGTGTGTACGGTTTTGGCGGCCCCAATTCTCCAAAGACTTCGGATTTCTATTAGACTCGCAGAAGAGAAACCAATTTTCTACGACACGAGAGGTCTACATGAAGCGGGTCCTAGCCCTTGCTCTTTGTTTCACAGTACTCGCCTTACAGGCGTGCGGTGATTCAACGAGCGGAACGAATCAGAATAATCAACCAGGTACCAACAACACCACGGGGACCAACAACCCGCCTGGGACCAACAACCCGGCTGGAACAAACAACCAAACCATTGATCCCGGTGCGGATAACGACAATGACGGAATCATCAATTCTGAGGACAACTGTCCGGGTGATGCGAATCCGAATCAAGAAGACGCAGATGGCGACTCGATTGGTGATGCTTGCGACAATTGCCCAGGGGTAGCGAATTTCGATCAGGCCGACGAAGACCAAGATGGGGTGGGCGATGCGTGCGCCGATATCATCGACCCGACGGGCGACGATGATGGGGACGGAGTGCTCAATGGATTGGACAACTGCCCAGATGTGGCAAACCCCGACCAGACGGATTCGGACAACGACCTGAGCGGAGATGCCTGTGATAACTGCCCAACCGTAGCCAATTTTGACCAAGCCGACTCGGACGGAGACGGCGAAGGAGACGCCTGCGATGGCCTTCTCGACCCGAACGCCGATGAAGACCAAGACGGCGTGACGAACGGAAATGACAACTGTCCTACCGTTGAGAATGCTGACCAACTCGATACCGATGGCGATGGCGTGGGAGATGCCTGCGATAACTGCCCGATCGTTGCGAACTTCGACCAGGCAGACACGAGCCAAAACGGCGTCGGCGATGCGTGTTCTGACGAGGACACAGACCAGGACACGGTGCCTGACCGAATCGACAATTGCCCCGAAGAGCCAAACACAGACCAGGGCGATATTGATGGTGATGGTGTTGGCGACGCTTGCGATAATTGCGGCTTCGTTGCGAATGCAGACCAGGCTGATTCAGACGGGGACGGGACCGGCGATGCATGCACCTTCATCGATACGGACCAAGACGGCGTCACAGACGATAATGACAACTGCGTGGATGTCGCAAACCCAGACCAGACCGACCGAGACCTCGATGGTGTGGGCGATGCGTGCGATAACTGCCCGTTTATCCCTAACGTCCTCCAGGAAGATGCGGACGCCAATGGAACGGGCGACGCCTGTGAAGGAGCGGATACGGACGGCGACGGCTGGCCTGACTTCGCGGACAACTGCCCTGTGGACTCAAACGCCGACCAACTCGATGTAGATGGCGACGGCATCGGTGACGTGTGCGATAACTGCGTGATTGTCGCGAACGATGACCAGCTTGATACCGACGGCGACGGAGAAGGCGACCTCTGCGAAGGGTTCAACTCCCCCGCCCCAACGGATCGTCAAAGCTTCTGGGATAAATGCGATGATGGAACCTACTCCGCGTCCAACTGTACAACTGAGTGTAATGACGGGATTGATAACGACGGCGATGGCTTGATCGACATTCAAGATCCAGGCTGTGTGAGTCCTTGTGATTCGAGCGAAGACGAACTGGTCTCCGGCAACACCCCTACCTGTATATCGGGGGATAACTCGTGTTTTGATTCCAATCCTCGCTGCCGCCAGGAGTGCCTCTTTGACGGCGATTCCGGATCCGGAAATGACGCCACGGATTGTGAGCCGCCAGCAGGATGTGATTGCTACGGCTGCTGCGGCGAAGGAAGTTGCCAAGACGGCACGTGCCGAGGCAGCGCGTGTACGGTAGATGCCGATTGCGGTGCGCAACAGGTTTGCGTTGACACAAACTCGGACGCAACTGCTGACTCATGTGCTCCGAGTTGCGCAAACGGTAACGATTGCCCACTTGGGTCCACATGCACCAATGGTGCGTGCTCCTTGAGCGCGTGCACCACCGATTCAGATTGCGGCACATTCATCCTCGATGGCTCGGGCTGCGCCAAAAACCTCGACTGCTACAACTCAGGTTGTGGCGTCTGTGTGAACTTGAGCTCGCGTGCCTGCACCATGGACACAGACTGCTATATCGACGGAATGGACCGCGGCGGCTCATGTATCAACGGACAGTGTGCGTGTGGCCAAGAGTTCTGCGAAGCTTGTCCTGAACAATGCGACGGGGTGGACAATAACTGCGACGGAGACGTGGACGAAGTCTGTACACCCAACTGCGTTCCTACAGTCGAGATCTGTGACGGAGTAGACAATGATTGTGACGGAGAAGTCGACGAGGGCTGCGGTGGATGTACGCTCGAGGTCTGCGACGGTGTCGACAACGACTGCGATATGGTTGTTGACGAAGGATGCCCGACCTGTGTGCCAAGTGCAGAAATCTGCGACGGCCAAGACAACGACTGCGACAATCAAGTCGACGAGGGCTGCCCTGTTTGTGTGCCGTCCCCGGAACTCTGCAACAACGTTGACGACGATTGTGATGGTGAAGTGGACGAGGATTGCACGTCGTGTACTCCAGAAGCAGAAGTCTGTGATGGCGTGGATAACGATTGCGACGGAGACGTAGACGAAGGATGCGCCACATGTGTGCCTTCACTCGAAATCTGTGACGGCGTAGATAACGATTGTGACGGAGACATCGATGAAGGCTGCTCCACGTGTGTGCCCACCGCTGAACTCTGCGACGGCGAAGACAACGACTGTGACGGTAATGTTGACGAAGGCTGCCCGAACTGCACCTTCGACGGTCAAACATGTGCCGCGAACGACGATTGCTGCAGCGGCTACTGTAACCCCGACACCTTGATCTGTGGCGACGAGCCAAATCAATGCTCGGGCCAGCTACAGGATTGCACCACAACCGCAGATTGCTGCTCAGGCCTTATCTGTGGCGGAGGCCTTTGCATCCTGCTCTGATTCGCTCAGGGCTTTGGCAAAGTCGGTAGAACCGTGAGCCGCCCAGACTCTAGCATCGCTGGAATCTGTGGCGGCTCTTTTACTAGAGAAAAGAGATTGGCCAGGGCTGGATCTTTAGACTCGACCTCGATCACACGAAAACCCGGGATTTGACTCGCGCGCCATGGCTCACATGGCTCGCACTCGTCCCCCACAAAAATGAGCTTGAGTGCAGGCTCTTCTTCTAAGCCAAAATCTTCCAATTTAGGGCGAACGGCGAGAGCCCAACGCGTCATTCGGTCACGCTGCAAGCGCCCCATCTGAATCTTGTCGGCACCGGGCACGCCCTTGAGCTGCTCCTTTAAGAGTGCCATTTGCTCGGCGAGCTCTTTTTCGGCATCGGACTCGGGATGTTCTTCAGCGAGCGCGTAAGCCCTGCTTTGAACGAGCCGGCCAGCCCAATCAGCACTTGCTCCGGCCCATGCCCTGAGAACGGCCGCGTCGCGTGGCTCGACCCGGGCCTTCTCATCCACATGGAAGTTAACGGCCCACTCCGCCCCTTCAGGAAGCACCGGAGTAGCCTCTGAGTTGAAGACGAGCACGCCAAACGCAGTAACCGCATGAATCTCACCCGGTTCTGTCGTGGCCCTCGCTCCAGACTCATCGAAGAAAATATAACGTGTGCCCGGCTCTAACTTGAGCTCAGGAAGCTCCCACGAGCCCTGCTCCGTCGCCACTTTGACGTCGGAAGACTTGCACCCCACAAGAGTCAGGCCAAGGGCCATCAAGATTGCGCTAGTTCGTCCCACAGGTACACGCTCGTCTTGATACCGTTGAAGAAATTTTCGAGGTCGAACTTCT
This Microvenator marinus DNA region includes the following protein-coding sequences:
- a CDS encoding helix-hairpin-helix domain-containing protein, translating into MQKSLIVLFLSLLAVSCAEETDAPTESVQPTGGGKGDQVDSGLAPTYEEFRAGLYCEEGGACIVQGDVPIWGEEALQEYYYSRRGLVQGLTVMNTSAVDAIWDRTERFDLRYCISDDFGERKAEVVQAFNAAVEEWEEIADVDLVYATEHDARCSTRNAQVVFNVRPGDDPFASYIARAFFPNYKEREKREVIIAMDEHDRMAESDTIEGDYTLQGVLRHEIGHVLGFRHEHIRDEANAYFCREGDDYRPITTYDATSVMHYPQCNGKGDWALTLSDIDRRGASFFYPDFNDYTAARCDEETRDGDVLDTCEPVVHQMLELANTATFEELDIWVGLDIRAAQIIVDTRRTTPFNTLQQLKDVPYIGPVSVMKMYDYLYKTGRCPVEFDDNGVVNAQCRPVVNRILELANTATQDQLDFEVGLDSRAAANIVVIRENRPFASFAELWDVSYVKATAFERMYFHLFE
- a CDS encoding thrombospondin type 3 repeat-containing protein → MKRVLALALCFTVLALQACGDSTSGTNQNNQPGTNNTTGTNNPPGTNNPAGTNNQTIDPGADNDNDGIINSEDNCPGDANPNQEDADGDSIGDACDNCPGVANFDQADEDQDGVGDACADIIDPTGDDDGDGVLNGLDNCPDVANPDQTDSDNDLSGDACDNCPTVANFDQADSDGDGEGDACDGLLDPNADEDQDGVTNGNDNCPTVENADQLDTDGDGVGDACDNCPIVANFDQADTSQNGVGDACSDEDTDQDTVPDRIDNCPEEPNTDQGDIDGDGVGDACDNCGFVANADQADSDGDGTGDACTFIDTDQDGVTDDNDNCVDVANPDQTDRDLDGVGDACDNCPFIPNVLQEDADANGTGDACEGADTDGDGWPDFADNCPVDSNADQLDVDGDGIGDVCDNCVIVANDDQLDTDGDGEGDLCEGFNSPAPTDRQSFWDKCDDGTYSASNCTTECNDGIDNDGDGLIDIQDPGCVSPCDSSEDELVSGNTPTCISGDNSCFDSNPRCRQECLFDGDSGSGNDATDCEPPAGCDCYGCCGEGSCQDGTCRGSACTVDADCGAQQVCVDTNSDATADSCAPSCANGNDCPLGSTCTNGACSLSACTTDSDCGTFILDGSGCAKNLDCYNSGCGVCVNLSSRACTMDTDCYIDGMDRGGSCINGQCACGQEFCEACPEQCDGVDNNCDGDVDEVCTPNCVPTVEICDGVDNDCDGEVDEGCGGCTLEVCDGVDNDCDMVVDEGCPTCVPSAEICDGQDNDCDNQVDEGCPVCVPSPELCNNVDDDCDGEVDEDCTSCTPEAEVCDGVDNDCDGDVDEGCATCVPSLEICDGVDNDCDGDIDEGCSTCVPTAELCDGEDNDCDGNVDEGCPNCTFDGQTCAANDDCCSGYCNPDTLICGDEPNQCSGQLQDCTTTADCCSGLICGGGLCILL